From the Chitinolyticbacter meiyuanensis genome, one window contains:
- a CDS encoding transposase, translating to MKKRFSEEQIIGFLREAEAGLPIKELCRRHGFSEASYYLWRSKFGGMSVSDAKRLKELEAENARLKRMLANSMLENEVIKEALQKKW from the coding sequence GTGAAGAAACGCTTTTCCGAAGAACAAATCATCGGCTTCCTGCGCGAGGCCGAAGCGGGCTTGCCCATCAAGGAACTGTGCCGCCGGCACGGTTTCTCCGAAGCCAGTTACTATCTCTGGCGCAGCAAGTTCGGTGGCATGAGCGTCTCCGACGCCAAGCGGCTCAAGGAACTCGAGGCCGAGAATGCTCGGCTCAAGCGCATGCTGGCCAATTCGATGCTCGAAAACGAGGTCATCAAGGAAGCACTGCAAAAAAAGTGGTGA
- a CDS encoding DUF2523 family protein, with translation MIEFFNAVWQFITVGIWDWAEHSIIWALAKLTVWWWQTKIEFAGMVWDVCKDVLADLKISETIELYAGRLDSKITRGLIEARVPDAANMVLNAALTKKILNFVGW, from the coding sequence ATGATCGAATTCTTCAACGCGGTATGGCAGTTCATCACCGTCGGCATCTGGGACTGGGCCGAGCACAGCATCATCTGGGCCTTGGCTAAGCTCACGGTCTGGTGGTGGCAGACCAAGATCGAGTTCGCCGGCATGGTCTGGGACGTCTGCAAGGATGTGCTGGCCGACCTGAAGATCTCCGAGACCATCGAGCTGTACGCCGGCCGGCTCGACAGCAAGATCACGCGCGGCCTGATCGAGGCGCGGGTGCCCGACGCGGCCAACATGGTGCTCAACGCCGCCCTGACCAAGAAGATCCTCAACTTCGTCGGGTGGTGA
- a CDS encoding IS3 family transposase (programmed frameshift) encodes MRKSRFTDEQIIAILKEAEAGLPAVELCRKHGISDATFYKWRAKFGGMDVPEARRLKQLEDENNRLKRLVADQALDIQMLKEVPGKKLSRPAQRRTVARQLMLAHGISERRACALVQIARNTLRHQPPPDPNAVLRQRLRELAAQRRRFGAPRLHVLLQREGWRINHKRVERLYREEGLSLRLRHRKKRPSHLRVVLPLAAGPDQRWAMDFVADSLWNGRRIRLLAIIDTWHREAVWIEVDHSLSGVRVARVLEQLRLGGRLPALIQVDNGPEFTSRALDEWAHRHGVKLQFIRLGKPVENAFIESFNGRLREECLNQLVFHNLAQARTMIESWRQDYNHVRPHSALQYQTPMQYWETHQPQHEQIAN; translated from the exons ATGCGCAAGTCCCGTTTTACCGATGAACAGATCATCGCCATCCTCAAAGAGGCCGAAGCAGGTCTGCCAGCTGTCGAGCTGTGCCGCAAACACGGCATCTCGGATGCCACTTTCTACAAGTGGCGCGCCAAATTCGGCGGCATGGACGTCCCCGAAGCGCGGCGCCTCAAACAACTTGAAGACGAGAACAATCGCCTCAAGCGGCTGGTCGCTGACCAAGCCCTCGACATCCAGATGCTCAAGGAAGTGC CTGGCAAAAAACTGAGCCGGCCCGCTCAACGCCGTACTGTTGCACGCCAGTTGATGCTGGCGCACGGCATCTCGGAACGGCGGGCCTGTGCATTGGTCCAGATCGCGCGCAATACCCTGCGCCATCAGCCACCGCCTGACCCCAATGCGGTATTGCGGCAACGCCTGCGTGAGCTGGCTGCACAACGGCGGCGCTTTGGTGCGCCGCGGCTGCATGTGCTGCTACAGCGGGAAGGCTGGCGTATCAACCACAAGCGGGTGGAGCGGCTTTACCGTGAAGAAGGCTTGTCGTTGCGTTTACGTCATCGCAAGAAACGCCCCAGTCACTTGCGCGTGGTGTTGCCGCTGGCAGCCGGACCTGATCAGCGCTGGGCGATGGATTTTGTGGCAGACAGTTTATGGAATGGCCGACGTATTCGCCTGCTGGCGATCATCGACACCTGGCATCGTGAGGCCGTCTGGATCGAAGTGGATCACTCACTCTCTGGTGTCAGAGTGGCACGGGTACTGGAGCAACTGCGCCTGGGTGGCCGCTTGCCCGCGCTGATTCAGGTCGACAATGGTCCGGAGTTCACCAGTCGGGCACTGGATGAATGGGCGCATCGCCATGGGGTGAAGCTGCAATTCATCCGGCTCGGCAAACCGGTGGAGAACGCCTTCATCGAGAGCTTCAATGGCCGACTAAGGGAGGAGTGCCTGAACCAGTTGGTGTTTCACAACCTGGCCCAAGCCCGAACCATGATCGAATCTTGGCGACAGGACTACAATCATGTCCGGCCGCATAGTGCCCTGCAGTACCAGACCCCGATGCAGTATTGGGAAACCCATCAACCCCAACATGAGCAAATCGCTAACTAA
- a CDS encoding zonular occludens toxin family protein has translation MSILIYHGPPGAYKTSSAVQDQVLPAVKHGRKVEVPIGEFDADGKLKTRTVKVPRIIVTNVRGLSRDTCIRYYGSDLSAEWLDGFDLVHDFGDRTETVHYPGFDVINIDTSLQEGRDRMARWFHWVPIGAFLIIDEAQNVWPSRWTARDLTALDYPADGELPGVDAAKRDGRPADFVTAFDMHRHFNWDLVLTTPKISKIRDDIRGASEGAYSHRNLAVLSALFKGNYTQGYHDAQDDGRPAQLQTIQRKRINQRVFKVYQSTATGLVADTKAGTSIFKDPKVVGLLICVALPVIYFAFAGVLTFPHPAIPRIS, from the coding sequence ATGTCGATCCTGATCTATCACGGCCCACCTGGCGCCTATAAGACCTCCAGCGCGGTACAGGACCAGGTGTTGCCGGCAGTGAAGCACGGCCGCAAGGTCGAAGTGCCGATCGGCGAATTCGATGCCGACGGCAAGCTCAAGACCCGGACGGTGAAGGTGCCCCGCATCATCGTCACCAATGTGCGCGGCCTAAGCCGCGATACCTGCATCCGCTACTACGGCTCGGACCTCAGTGCGGAATGGCTCGACGGTTTTGACCTGGTGCATGACTTCGGCGATCGCACCGAGACGGTCCACTACCCCGGCTTCGACGTCATCAACATCGACACCAGCCTGCAGGAAGGCCGCGACCGGATGGCGCGCTGGTTTCACTGGGTGCCGATCGGCGCCTTCCTGATCATCGACGAAGCCCAGAACGTCTGGCCCAGCCGCTGGACTGCCCGCGACCTGACCGCGCTCGACTACCCGGCCGACGGCGAGCTGCCGGGTGTCGATGCCGCCAAGCGCGACGGCCGCCCGGCCGACTTCGTCACCGCCTTCGACATGCACCGGCACTTCAACTGGGATCTGGTGCTGACCACGCCGAAGATCTCGAAGATCCGCGACGACATTCGTGGCGCCTCCGAAGGCGCCTACAGCCACCGCAACCTCGCCGTGCTCTCCGCCCTGTTCAAGGGCAATTACACCCAGGGATACCACGATGCCCAAGACGACGGCCGACCTGCCCAGCTGCAAACCATCCAGCGCAAGCGCATCAACCAGCGCGTGTTCAAGGTCTACCAATCCACCGCCACCGGCCTCGTCGCCGACACCAAGGCCGGCACCTCGATTTTTAAGGACCCTAAGGTCGTTGGCCTGCTTATATGTGTGGCCCTACCTGTCATTTATTTTGCGTTTGCCGGTGTCCTGACCTTCCCCCACCCAGCTATACCAAGAATTAGTTAG
- a CDS encoding transposase, translated as MESFNGRLRDECLNEHWFDLPPRSEPLIS; from the coding sequence ATCGAATCATTCAATGGCCGGCTGCGGGACGAATGTCTGAACGAGCACTGGTTTGACCTTCCCCCACGGAGTGAACCACTAATTAGTTAG